The following coding sequences lie in one Cryptococcus neoformans var. neoformans B-3501A chromosome 2, whole genome shotgun sequence genomic window:
- a CDS encoding hypothetical protein (HMMPfam hit to Pkinase, Protein kinase domain, score: 266.6, E(): 4e-77), producing the protein MSGVVNGVRVATDDPNRVITVSAQWGKTGADTTISYTNCKAVGNGSFGVVFAAKMSPVKHEDGSEEPESDIAIKKVLQDKRFKNRELQIMRLVHHPNIVDLRAFFYSNGDKKDEVYLNLVLELVPETVYRASRHYAKLKQAMPMLQVKLYMYQLFRSLAYIHSIGICHRDIKPQNLLLNPATGVLKLCDFGSAKILVAGEPNVSYICSRYYRAPELIFGATNYTTNIDIWSTGCVMAELMLGQPLFPGESGIDQLVEIIKVLGTPTREQIKTMNPNYMEHKFPQIKPHPFTKVFRPRTPADAISLISTLLEYTPSARYTAPEALVHPFFDELRVEGARLPNGKDMPELFNFTHEELSSRPDLIRQLVPTHAEEELRSRGIDVNDFKPIPPEQLRVTLD; encoded by the exons ATGTCAGGAGTCGTGAACGGTGTTAGGGTCGCTA CCGACGACCCCAACCGCGTCATTACCGTCAGTGCTCAATGGGGCAAAACTGGCGCCGACACCACCATCAGCTACACCAACTGCAAGGCTGTCGGTAACGGAAGTTTCGGTGTTGTCTTTGCAGCCAAGATGTCGCCTGTGAAACACGAAGACGGGTCTGAGGAGCCAGAATCGGACATTGCTATTAAGAAGGTGTTGCAGGACAAGCGATTCAAG AACCGAGAACTACAAATCATGCGCCTAGTCCATCATCCCAACATTGTCGACCTTAGGGCATTCTTCTACTCCAACGGCGACAAGAAGGACGAAGTATACCTCAACCTTGTGCTTGAATTAGTACCTGAGACTGTCTACCGAGCTTCTCGTCATTAtgccaagctcaagcaAGCAATGCCCATGCTCCAAGTCAAACTCTATATGTACCAGCTTTTCCGCTCTTTGGCGTACATCCATTCCATCGGCATTTGCCACCGAGACATCAAGCCTCAAAACTTGCTCCTCAACCCTGCGACTGGTGTTTTGAAGCTTTGTGACTTTGGTTCCGCCAAGATCCTCGTTGCCGGCGAGCCCAACGTGTCTTACATTTGTTCTAGATACTACAGAGCCCCCGAACTCATTTTCGGCGCCACAAACTACACCACAAACATTGACATTTGGTCAACTGGTTGTGTCATGGCCGAGTTGATGTTGGGACAACCTTTATTCCCCGGAGAATCAGGCATTGATCAGTTAGTGGAGATCATCAAGGTTTTGGGTACCCCTACCAGGGAACAAATCAAGACTATGAACCCCAACTACATGGAGCACAAGTTCCCTCAAATCAAGCCTCACCCCTTCACCAAAGTCTTCCGGCCGCGAACCCCTGCTGACGCCATCTCCCTTATCAGCACTTTGCTCGAATACACTCCTTCCGCGAGGTACACTGCTCCTGAAGCATTGGTGCATCCCTTCTTTGACGAGTTGAGGGTGGAAGGTGCGAGGTTGCCAAATGGAAAGGACATGCCCGAATTGTTCAACTTTACCCACGAGG AACTGTCATCTCGTCCCGACCTTATCCGTCAACTTGTGCCTACGCATGCTGAGGAGGAGCTTCGTTCAAGGGGTATCGATGTCAACGACTTCAAGCCCATTCCTCCTGAACAGCTGCGTGTCACTTTGGAC TGA